A window of Lonchura striata isolate bLonStr1 chromosome 2, bLonStr1.mat, whole genome shotgun sequence genomic DNA:
CTATTTGTAtctatttgttttaatttacatTAAGGATAGGCTCTTTGTCCTTTTTGTTCAGCCACTGGGAAGTATAAATGGATTTGCTGTAAATAAATTTGGTTAAGGAAtaactttttttcagtttatctAAACACATTTCTTGATATGCATTTTACATGCATTTGCAATTTTTTACCAAAATAAGTTATTTATGTAAGGCAGTATTTAGTAAACTGTTCTACCAAATAATAAACCAAATCTTAATTTCAGGGAAACCAGATACAGAAGTGAAAGAAGATGAAGAATACAAACGTGTCGATTTCAGTAAAGTTCCAAAGCTGAAAGCTGTTTTCCAAAAAGAAAACGGTAAATGTAATTAACAGAACTGCTTAATTTCCTGCCAAGTGCAGGGATGTTTTGTCAGGGTGGAGAGTACTGTTCACAAGAGCTTGAATGGCCAACAAcagctcttttatttttaaatgtctgctGAGATAAAGAACCATGCTGCAACACAGCATGAACTGACTTGGATTAAAAGATGGTCCAAGGACCTTAAACCAATGAACACCTCTGTTTGGGACATTTACCTTAAAAAGAGTGACAGATGGGTTTCAGTTTCACCGTTGGCTTTGGTCTCTGCCAAGTGTAAACTGTTGCTGTGGAGCTGGAGTGGCTTTACAGAATTGCCATTGCTTCCTGAATCTGTAATTGATGAACCTTCCTGGCTAGCTCAAAACTGTCCTTCATTTACAACCCTTCCTGAGCTGGAATTCTGTGAAAATGCCAGCAATGCAGCTGCCAAGGAAGGCATGATCTAAACTGGCACTGGGATAAGGATACAAGTACCTGTGGCTGCATGTGTTACATCAGATACCAAAAAACAACTCATTTAACTCAGTGCAACAGGTTTCACCAAATGATTAAGACTTCTTGTTCAATGAACTCGGGGAAAAACAATCCTTAACAGGATAAATGTGAGCTGTTTTGCACAACACTTTCACCTGTATCTGAGGAGTGTTTTACCTTTCCTAGGAACAGTTACAGCTGCTAATGCCAGTACTCTGAATGATGGAGCAGCTGCTTTGGTGCTGATGACTACAGAGGCAGCCAAGAGACTGAAAGTCAAACCTTTGGCACGAATAGTAGGTATGATCTTCCTTACCTGTAGGAAGTCCTGGGAAATACTCCAATAGTGTGCCCTCAGACTGGGAGTCCTGTTTGGCTGGTTACCTGACATAATGGCTGCATCTTCCCAGTACAGTCCTTGAAATTTCAAGTGTTACACCAGCAGACTTTTGAccataaacagaattttctatatattataataaaaatctGAAAGTATTATTGCGTGGTTTACTTAGGCACTACATTTTAGATGCCACTATTTCATAGACCATGGTATTCAGAATTTCTCTATCTTGGCAGTGTTTGCTgcttgcaaagaaaataatgtgtGGTAAAAACATAATGTCTTTAAACaccttttctgatttttttcttttttcagcttttgcagATGCTGCTGTTGATCCTATTGACTTTCCAATTGCACCTGCATATGCTGTTCCTAAGGTAAGAATAAAACTGAGTgggttttggaaaaaaacaggcTTCCCTAGAATTCCACTGTTAGTTCATCCCCTCAGTGGGGCTTCTTAAATTAGGATTGAAATTATAATGATGTCCTAAATACAAGGAACAGATGTTTTACAGAGGACCAAGGCTAGACTGTAGATCTTCAGAGTTAATGAATTTCACACACTGGTTTTGGAAGAGACTACTGTTCTATACTGCTTTTAGCAACTTTGGGCATGTTTGCACCTTTGAAGTTTTGCAGCCTTTATGGCCAAAAGGCAAAATAAGTATGGTTATACAAGGACAGACTCCTTCTAAAAGGAACTGAATAGCAGTGTATGGTGTGAGGCAGTACTGTGTCATTTTTAATGGACTTATGGACTTACTGTAGCAGCAGTCTTAGCGTTGTGTGATGGAAATGCATCCTTGGCTGCTCTCCATTCCTTCTTCGGTGAAAATTCAAGTTTGTGGTTGAGTCCCTCGATTTTGCTTTTTCCCATCTGACAAAGAGGTTCCTAAATGTGAATTTGTGAATCAAGTATGGGCAGCCCGAGTCACTGACTTCAATATAGACctattatttctttaattagTTTCCTCATTTTCTCATAGTAgtaattattttgtattatttctaGATCCTAAGTGAGACAGGCCTGAAAAAAGAAGATATTGCAATGTGGGAAATTAACGAAGCATTCAGTGTTGTGGTGCTGGCCAATATTAAAATGCTGGGCATTGATCCACAGAAAGTAAATATTAATGGAGGCGCTGTCTCTCTTGGACATCCAATAGGGTAAGCTTTGAAAGAGCTTTGCTGCATGTAGAGGTACTCTGTAATATACAGGCTGACATAGAGGTGActtatttttcctgaagaaactTTAGCTATACATACACAAACAAAAATGCTGTGTTTAAGAACCTTTGTGTTTATTCCTCTCTAGCTCCAGTACTTAATCTGTACTacacagaactgcagaaaaaaggaTTGTTTCAGGTTTTTGGTTGGTACTATATTCTTCCTGTGTAGGTCAAATTAAGAATTTCCTTTAAACTAAGCtatgttcttttgtttttcttgtatcTAGAATGTCTGGAGCAAGAATTGTCGTTCACATGGCACATGCTTTGAAACCAGGACAATATGGTCTTGCAGGAATCTGCAATGGAGGCGGAGGTGCTTCTGCAATACTGATACAGAAGCTGTAGCCCAAGCAGCATCAGAAACACAGCCTTGAATGCTCTCTGATCAAAACTGAGTGGTAGCTGTTACATCTTATTTATCAATCAGTGGATGAATTCTGTAACTGCTATTCTAAAATCAATGATTACTGATCCAGACAAATGGCATTTTATTGCTTTATCAGTTCAAGTTTTTATACAAGTACAAATAAGCAAtgtcaaattttaattttggctTGAAACCTGACAATAAAGTATGTTAACTATAGCTCCCTCTCTCACTGACATATCATTTTTAAAGGCCCTTGAAAAGGAATTCTCTTGGTAACTCACAGAGTGCTGCTACTGGAAATGGTTGTTTTCTcctaaaaattatttgcattatgACAGCAGCTTGGtgctgaagatatttttttcctatgtaaGTCAATGGGTAATTCACATCTTCATTAGAACCAGCGTCCCTGAGCTGACACTTACGGTGGGTAGTGGATGGCCCAGGCAAGAGTTACCTTCAGTCTCAAACAGCAAATGAATTTAAGTGTCACCATCACTATTAAGCATTTTATGCTTAAGATAATTTTGGTGCTTGCCTGCCCTAGTCCCTCTGACAACTGCTATTAGAACTTAGTATTTAATATTGGACTCTTTGTCTTTAAAAACAGCTGACTAACAGGACTTTTCTATTCAGTATCTGCAAAGCTGCTTAGTGGACTTAAAAACATTAAGCAAAACACAGaactttttattaaaacaaaaatatttattcaagcTGTAAATGCTATGCAGTATTTAGTTACTGGATGGGTTTAATATAAACATCTACTGCATAATCTTGTTCCTTAGGAATCCTTGTATTGTTTCTGAAACATTGCCCTGTTACTGTACAGATCTCTTACAATAAAacttgcaaatttttttttttaaatgtcaacaATTTGAGAACAAAGGAAGAAATACCAGTAAAGAAAATTCTGTAGTTTTGGAGCAAGGTGTGCTCATTCAGTAAAATGGAGGctgagctcctcctgcccccctTTTGGAGACAGTTTTTATAATAGCTATGACAACTTCTGtgttaaacagaaaaatgagaTGCAAATTTTTCCATGTCTGGCTAAAAATTAAGAGTCAGGTAGTATAATTTCTCAGCAGTACAAATGAAAGGTGAGGGAATTGACTTTTGCATTGTGAATTACAGACTGTAATTCTTGTTTAGCTGTTGCTTCAGTTGAAGTATTCATACTGAGGCATGACCCCACACAAAAATATGTTGCTTAAAAACAGCTTTTGCATTTGAATGACATTCAGcggaaaatactgaaaacagaGAAGGCTTGTCCAAATTAAAGTTCTTGGCTGAATGACTGGCTAGGAAAAGCTCCACAAGATGAGAAGTGCTTTTTGAGGTTTTACTGGCCTTTTTGTTATTTCGTTCAAAGCCTTACAACACAGGTTTGACAGTTATGAAACAAGAGAGTGTGAGCACAAGCCACTTAGAGCTGAATATTTAAGTCACTTTCAGATGCAACAAAACAATGAGAAGTGGCCAAGGTAGCTGCCCCATCTTAGAGTGGTGAATCACAAACACCACCTTTCCACAGACTGGCTGAGCGCTTTGGAGAAGTAGAGAAAGCAGCAGAACACAGACAACGTGGTCTAACAGGAAATGTACAATCTTTCTTACATTTCATTTACACAAATTTACAGTTTTGCAATTTAAATGGCTCTATAATTATGTAAGtgctttttcaaaaataaacatataCCAACTCAATGATATTTACACTTTGCAACCTGCTTCAGAATCAGCACGACTTTGCTATAAAGTGAAACTTCAGTGCACTGAAAGTGCAACTTGCCCTTTAGAGTTAACTTCTTTTCCCATGCAAAACCTCAGCACTGCTCCACTGAGCTTCAGACGGCCCCACTTCAACTTCTTTTTGTTCATTCATCATAATGCAAAGACAACAAGAACTTGTCCACATCCATTCCTGCTGGAAAAGAATTTGGGAGCTTCTTTTTCTGTAGGAGAGGAAAGTAACAACTGTGTTAAATATAAAGAACCTGGAAGAACTGAAGAGTCtccaagcatttttttcttcctcattcttGCATCCACCTTTTATCTGTTCCTGCACAAATCTGCTCCAGAACTCAGACACTTCCATATGCCCTTCACATGTGCTCCCCTCTCCAAGGAATGGAGCATTTTCCAGTCTCAGTGTTTCAGGAGCACGCTAAAACTAATTAAGGGAATTACAAAGTTATACTCCTATTTGGTTATTTACATCCAGACACCTTTTTGTGTCTCACACCTTGGCAATTTGCCTTTAAATCCTCAAGTCAAAGGCACAGTGCTGCACACTACAAAGACCGGGAGTATCACTAATGGTTCTAAACAAGGATGCAAGAGCAGCCTGAATTCTAGTAAGGCCTACTTTGAGTTTCACTTAATTCTTACATTCCACCTAAAAGCTTGGAATTTAGAAACTCATTCACATTTTAGGAGAAATAATGTAATTGTCATTGGTGCCTATTTAGAGAGTTAGTAGGAGTTACTTACGTGTATCTGAAGACTAAACCAATATTAAGAAAGCTTAGTTCAGAGTACACTCAAGAGGCAAAGCTGGAAAAACTGGCTAATCTAAATAGGATATAGGGGATTTGCACTAGAACCTCTGAACCATTGCATTACAAATAGTATACATGAAGATACCTAATACATGTTTAGAATTTTAATTAGAAGAAGCAGATGTTTATACTTgccttgattttcttttttttggatGGTGTTGGAGAGCTCTGAAGGTCCTTTCTACTCGCAGAACGAGAATTTCTCTCCCCCTCATTTAAGTCCTccagtttccttttctttacGGTGCTCCTCAAAGCCCTGAACTGCTGGGTGTTGTCCTTGAGGGGGGTTGCAGCGCTAGTCCTTGCGATGGCCGCCCGCGACAGGATCATGAGGGTGTGCGCGGCCATGCTGACGCTGTTCTCGCTGCCCGTCTCGCTGGCCGGGCTGCAGGCGGGCAGGTCGGGCGTGGCGGGGGGCACCATGATGCGGGTCGTGGCGCTGTCCTCGGCGAAGCGCCGGCAGGTCGGGGTGCGGACGCTGTCGGTGGTGTCATCCGTGTGCCTGTCCCCAACTCCCGACGGCGTCCGGGGCACCGGCAGCTCTCCGTTCTCAACCGTCTTTCCAGCAGGGCTTTGCCACTGGAtgtcctgcagcatctccacGCACTGTTTACCGAATGGGCTGGACAGGCCGAGGCCCTGGCCAGAAGCTTTAGCGGGTTCTCGCTTCGGCTCCTTCGAGGACAAAGGAACAGACACCGATGATTTGCCGCTGCCAGCCCCATTTGACAGCGACCCCTGCTTTTTGTTCAGCTCTTGTACTGAAGCAACTGTCTTCTCATTCCATAAGCCAACGCTTTGTTGGCCGTTTGAGAGTTTGGCAGTGTCCTGGCTCTTCTGCTTTTCATCAGTGTCCCTTCGGAGCTCATTCTCTTTGTTTGCTGTTGTCTTGTGGAAGGGATCTAATGAAAGCCCTGCAGTTGCCACCTTCCGCTCGGGCTGTGGCTCCTTTGCAGATGTGCCTCTGTTGCTACTGACTTCTGGCCTACACAGAATTCTGGGCAATGTTTTGTCTTTGTCTCTCTTTGGTACCTGTGCCTTAGCAGAGGAGGATGCAGAGTCAACAGCAAGTAAAGggctttcatttctttctttctgcaaTGAACTCTTAGGAGCCTGAATTTGGGTGCTTCCTCCTGGAGTGGGTAGGACGTTATCAAAACAAAGCACTCTCCTGTGACTCTCACTCTGTCTTGAATTTGAGCTTATGTTCTCTGCTGGTGCAACAGGTAAGTTCTCTTCCACTTTCCTTCCTGGTTCTGCACTGGTAAGCTTGTCCAAATTTCCAGCCCTGAAAATGAGATGAAAACATTTCACTGACATGTTTATTCTTACTAGGCAAGTTAATTTCAGCTGACTGGAAGTCCCCACCCATCCCTCCAAAAACCTCTCTCCATCCTAAATACAAGTATTTTATCAACACGTAAAGACCAAGAGTAAGGAATGACAACtgcagaaagctcagagaaGGCTTTCTTGGTatgaaaaaaaagtatgaaaaaaagTCTGTACTCTGAACAATTAGGTAGACTGGGGCtcctcagcctggaaagagagAACACTGAGGGGAAATGCAATAGAGCTCTGTGAGGAAAGCCCACAAAAAGGACACTATGTGCTGTATGTTCCAGTAGAAAAACTAAGGGCATGAAATAACACTGGTATTAGGTTCAAAACACAACACGGAGGTCTGAACACTGCATGTAACTAAACCTGGGAAGTTTTTTACCTTGGGATATTTGTGGATGCTGGTAGCTTACTTGACTTCAAAAGAAACTGAGTACATTCATGACAGGACAGTCCATCCCAGAATACTACTTACGGCTCTGGAATCCTTAGAGCTGGAATTCCTAAGAGGCTGCCAGAATATATTGGACAATGTAATCACATGTCTTTGTACTCTTCCCTATGCGCTTGCTGTGCATGGTGGGACATTGAGCAAGACAACAGTGGGCATCTGGACAACAACATCCAAACTCCCTGGGGTGTGGTCTCCACCTGACAGCCAGCCCCATTCACGTGAAAAAGCCACCACAGCactgtggaaagaaaaatgcttctgCTCTGTCAGCTCATACACTGTTCTGTCTCTGCCCTCTGCCTGGCTTGTGCTGCATTTCCAAGGGGAGCTTCACCATCACTCATCTATGCCTGTAAGGCTCTCTCCCTGCACATAAATATCTATGATTTCTATGAGGAAAAGTCAAGTTTTTTGGATGCTAACTTTGGTACCTTTGAAATGGTAGAAAAGGTCTGAGTGGTagcagtttgttttctttccatgaaaTTTGAGATGAGACAGAGGGTAAAAGTGGAAATAAGAAATTACACCTCTCTGCAGGaaagatttttctctctttgctaTGCAAAACATATATCTAGAGATCAATTCTGAATTACTAAAGTGGTATTATCCAAGATCTTGcttctgtgttttttaaaaaaatcagtactTTTTGCATGCATGTATATAGTATAACTTGATATatggttgggattttttaataaGTTGACTTTAATATTCCTGTTTTATCTCCACTTTTCCAACATTTTAAGTGAGTTCTAAATAGgtagttttttttaaagtatgtgctagttttccaaaaaaagataatttcactttttacatttaaattgaACTTCTGATCTCCTCCTAAACTCTACCGCTCATTCCAACAtccttttctttcagaagtCCGTTAATGGTAAGGAGAGTTCCTACTGCAGCCTTGCTTCCTTCTCTCATTTGCCAACAGAAAACTAATGCCTACCCCAATTAGAAATTTAGATATGTTCATCAACATGAAGTTAGCATTCTGTTGTCCTCGCCATCTTTGCATTCAGctctcattttttaaatgacCAAGCAGAGTTATAATCTACACAGCTGAAATACAGATGAAGAACCCAATCTGATAAACTCTACTGGATCTTGGTCAGAGAATGGTAAAGACAATGAGACTACACTACAAAACCATGGGTACCACtcatatgaaaagaaaaaagcaaaggtTTTAGTAATTTAAATCTCACAGTAAATATATCAGGAAATTCTTGTAGCTTAGACTCTGCTCAAACAATATTTGACAACTGAGACATGAGACAATGAAGACAAAGCCATACAAAATTAACACAGGAACTGGAACAAGACAATTCTAGCAGAGGCTGCACCAGTCCCAGCACACATCTGTATTGATACTCCTAGCAgacaggcagcaggaaaggggGTACTGCTTATGCCACTACCAAAAAAAGCTGCTCTCTTCACCAATACTGGATGAAGAAATTCATGACAGGAAAAAGCAAGCAAGTTTCAATACCTAGCACTACTGACCTCTGTGTTCGAGGATTTGCATGGTTCAAAGGCTCAGCTACACTTGGTACCAGTTTTCCTGGAACAacagatgaaatattaatgaatGACAGGTAAATAATTTCACAGTTTTAGTACAATGACATTTCACCTGACAGAGAACCAATAAAGAAAAGCCCAGCAACAAACTCCACAGTATTTTGTAACTTTAAACTTTACTAATTAGTAGACTAGCAAAGGTCCCCAACTAAGAACAAAGAAGAAGCTTGCTATCTACACTTTACACAGCTCTGGCAAGACAAAACAAACTATCCTAAACTTAAAAATGAACAGTGGTGATTTCCAGGTAGAAGGAAATTAACACAGGGAACTCTCAGCTATCCATCAGCAAACCAGAATGCAAGCTACTATACAATCCTAGCTTTTATCTTGATTTGAAAATTcattctattttcatttttatgtgcAAACCTACTCTTTTTTACAAAGGTATATAGGCTAAAGCACAAGTTGTCCTTATAACTCAATGTTtctattttcaattatttttctctacCCCTTTCCAACACTGAGAAAGGAACATGACTCCAGTCTCATTACAATTAACTATTTAAAGCAGCAAGGGCTCAATGAAAAGAGTATACAGAAGCATATGCCTGAAAGggcaaaaggaaaacagacagTAGAGTGCATTTTTTATATAAACATGCAACActtctaataaatatttttcctacatTTTTAGAACTGATGACTCTTCCAGTATCTTCATTACTATGTGGCTCAGTTCCAATGACAGCAGTAAACTACTTAAAACCAACAAGATGAAAAATAACCAGAAACATAAAGAAAAGTAAACGTTTAAAACTGCATGAGAGCctcaaaacattacattttgGAAATAAGCTTGATGCAAAAACTGGAATCATGTTGTATGCTGGATGTTCTTTGTAAACTGAGCAAACAAGTGTCTAACTGCAAGCACAGACCACTCTCAAGACAGTCCAGCAGTCGCCAGGAATAGAAGCAGAGACAtttataaaactttttttaCTTAGAACTGACTTGTCCTTAGAAccctctgctttttttctgcccCTCTCAAGAATGCAAGGCAGGCACCTGCATTATTCTTGTTTCTTGCTCCAGGAATCTTCTGTGATTTGGGAGGGATGGGAAGCTTTGGGACACTTCCGTTGCACACTGGATTAGCCACAGGCATGTGAAGAACCTTGAAAGAATCAAAATATTCTATTACAATTTACCAAAGCACTTCTTATCACTCCAGCTTTATCCCGAATAGCTTTATTTGTGATGTGCTACCTGGCAGGCAGGTGCTGAGAATGTATTTCCATTCTGTCCTACGACAGAGAGAGGTATCATTCCCACCATTCCTTGCAAAACTGGCTGCACTGGAGATGCAATTATAATGGCAGAACCTAAAAAATACCAAAGTGTTAAGATTGTACAGAAACTAAAGGTACTTCAGtgaaaagaaaagcttcaaAACAAGATTTCTTAAAATTATGCATGGTCAAAACCTGTGGCAAGAAAAGCTCTGGATTTTTAGAAAAACTTCACTGCCCTTTGCTATAGTTCACTACTAGAAAACAGGGTAAGCACCAGCTTTATCTTTCATTTATAAGGAATTCTTTAGTTAAAGTCTGTTTTCCTTTGTAAGAGGTAGCTCAAAATAAAGTATGATAAACCTATCTTAACGTTTAAGCTTTAATTTAAAGTCATTTATAAAAACCAGTAAAAGTAACATTAAATATCTTATTTAGCTGTCAGATATATCGTAATTATAAAATACGGAAACTATTCTAGCACATTATTTGAAAAGTGGAAGAATATTTTCATAAGTGAAAGGAAACTGTTCCTTTCTCTACgaaaaaaacactgaagagtTGCATAAAAAAATCCTAATGGCAGAAAAGGCTGTCACCCTAAGACCTTGCATATACCTTGTGTGTACCTTGCACAACCTGGTCTCTGACTGCACTGGCCTCAGACCTCAATTAAATGACTACACACAGAAATTCAAAGGTAACTGCAAGAAAGTTCTTAGTttttgaaagaaatagaaatgtgGTGATTACAGCTGATTTATagctgtttttttcatttccaaaagCACTCAAAATTTTTATTGCTGTAGTAATAAAGACACTTGTACAAATTTTAAATCATGGAAAGAAATAATGTTATACTTTCATATTTACTTAAATGTACTTTTAACACAGACTGTTTGAaatttgaaacaaaaccaaGGAAATTATTTGGGAAGGACTAGCTACATCTACCCAGTTATCTACACAAAATATGGATACCTATAACATAGAGCATTTATTTTATAACAGTAATCttatcaaaataaaaacctgtTTTATTTAGCCAAAGTAATGGAATTCTTTCCAATGTAAACCAAAACATGATTCCTACATCTAATGCTGCTGAAATTGTATCAGTTAAGCTTCTGAAAtatgaggcttttttttttaattcaaagcaGCACGATCAATGACTTCTCgtagttttatttaatttctactAGCAACTaatatactaaaaaaaaagtaactccTGGATAGTTTCAAGTGGCAGACAGAGAAGTTAAAAAATTGTTTACTTTTAAAGCACttaggagaaaaacaaaaataacaaaaccactGTACAAACACCATATTTTCAGTACTTTTCTAATAATGAGATTACCCTGTGGGAAGTTTGGGGAGACAGTCTGGTTTGTTGGAAATGTACTGCTGGATCTGGGAGGAGTCCGCAACTGTTGTACAGCTGGAGCTTGGGAAGCCAGGGGCATAGAACTGCCAGGCAATACAACTACATTTGATGGTGTTACAGCTGCACCCAAGGTTGCTGGATCAGTCATACATGTGGCTATGTAAAGGTTGCTTGAATTCCCAAAAGCTGTGCTTGTGGCTGGCATCAACTGTATAAATCCCCCTTCATTGGAAAGATGAGTTGAACTTGCAACTGAAAAACCAGTGCAGTCTTCATTCTGAGTGTTAACCGAGGTGACCACAGGATCCTTGGGCCTAAGCACAAGAAGATTCTGCTCTGCCAGAGCTGAATCCACACTTTTTTCTGTGTCTTCTGAAGTAAGACATTTGGGCAAGCCTGCAGTTTTGGTTGGAGATTTGGCTGGAGATGACAATATTATAGTAGGCAAATTTTCTCCTGTGATGCTGGAAACAGCATTATTTAACTCTGTGTCTGATGAAATAAATGGATCATCACTGATGATGATCTTGAGGGACATTATATTAGAAGGATCAACATCCATTGGTTGACTACTGCTTATACTTTTGGCCTCAGTACCTGACTCCTCTGCTGAGGATGCAGTTTCAGGGAGTGGTGAGTGGCATATTTCAGAGGTAGTAAGATTGTTTTCAGTGGATACTACAGAAATGTTTGTACATGCATTATCACCAGATGAGAAATATAAATTATCAGTGTCTACTTTTGTAGAAGATGAAGGTTCTTGCATCTCTCCTTGTGGACCCTTTGTGTTTGGCAGTTCTGAAGGGAGGTTAAAATCTTTCTTACAAGGCTTATCAAGTGTATGCTGATCATTTGAGTAAGTTTTGTTAGAAGTATCAACAGCTTCAAGCTGCAACTCTGTTTTGTCAAGATCTGTGATGTCCACTGCAGATCCCACAGCACAGTCTGCCTGTGTGCTCTGGTCCTGATGGTTAGAGGGGTAGCTGGAGTTCTCCTGTGAAACACCAGGCAAGGCAGCTGAATCACTGGTTACAGTCTGTTCTTTTCCTGCATCTGTCAATGGGCTAGAAATGGATGAGCTGTTTTTCTTCAGTAGTACACTGTGG
This region includes:
- the NPAT gene encoding protein NPAT isoform X1, which translates into the protein MLLPSDVARLVLGYLQQENLQATCHQFILESSDLKEYAEHCTEDGFIPACLLSLCGKNLTTILNEYVAMKTKETTNEVPAMMSSLWKKLDYTLSQIRSMQNSDFRFSSNQRIRTRSGIVEMKRQRMLQQSATANSGLLSVAHQSGQQNSSSVVPPQVIHRPTINQSMPQTRLTTLLVNQSQAQENKINTGGLIHIQVPTSQERKLHSNLLSPGRRKGESQKRKSIATSGPLSATRSSQDSEEAVVEKESEPLEELIDGNFPQLVIENAREKILSNKSLQEKLAENINKILGSDGSVAQAPKQTDSGPTEQETSIDEILGLQGEIHMSEEAIQDILEQTESDPAFQALFDWFDYGKSKVNKNLPAGISGRNGVENEILVAEDSLETFGSSLGTEETNRCDNSGEPLSCKGFQLEEASCALKTSINDDMAKKNPASEHLHGNCRPRKQTEVLTAITPEHIRELEIAFDSVSDLTEPNKRQSSDSKSNEHCADTYVTKESSTLISESESAMEIEKGPPSDSSQSSPNLEYVHSATPQIPLISVAEDTTAGENRTDSRSKCQFSPDTSLSEKRLPGSPSDGNPGHSVLLKKNSSSISSPLTDAGKEQTVTSDSAALPGVSQENSSYPSNHQDQSTQADCAVGSAVDITDLDKTELQLEAVDTSNKTYSNDQHTLDKPCKKDFNLPSELPNTKGPQGEMQEPSSSTKVDTDNLYFSSGDNACTNISVVSTENNLTTSEICHSPLPETASSAEESGTEAKSISSSQPMDVDPSNIMSLKIIISDDPFISSDTELNNAVSSITGENLPTIILSSPAKSPTKTAGLPKCLTSEDTEKSVDSALAEQNLLVLRPKDPVVTSVNTQNEDCTGFSVASSTHLSNEGGFIQLMPATSTAFGNSSNLYIATCMTDPATLGAAVTPSNVVVLPGSSMPLASQAPAVQQLRTPPRSSSTFPTNQTVSPNFPQGSAIIIASPVQPVLQGMVGMIPLSVVGQNGNTFSAPACQVLHMPVANPVCNGSVPKLPIPPKSQKIPGARNKNNAGKLVPSVAEPLNHANPRTQRAGNLDKLTSAEPGRKVEENLPVAPAENISSNSRQSESHRRVLCFDNVLPTPGGSTQIQAPKSSLQKERNESPLLAVDSASSSAKAQVPKRDKDKTLPRILCRPEVSSNRGTSAKEPQPERKVATAGLSLDPFHKTTANKENELRRDTDEKQKSQDTAKLSNGQQSVGLWNEKTVASVQELNKKQGSLSNGAGSGKSSVSVPLSSKEPKREPAKASGQGLGLSSPFGKQCVEMLQDIQWQSPAGKTVENGELPVPRTPSGVGDRHTDDTTDSVRTPTCRRFAEDSATTRIMVPPATPDLPACSPASETGSENSVSMAAHTLMILSRAAIARTSAATPLKDNTQQFRALRSTVKKRKLEDLNEGERNSRSASRKDLQSSPTPSKKKKIKKKKLPNSFPAGMDVDKFLLSLHYDE